The Caulobacter sp. FWC2 region GCGCTCGATAAACCGGCGCCTCCACCGGAGGGATTCTCGCTGCAGGCCTTCGCCGATGAGAGCTTCGGCATCTATCACGACGAGATCCAAGACGTAGTCCTGCGCATCAAGCCCAAGGGGGCCGAGGACGCCCTGCGTTGGCGCTTCCACCCGACGCAGAAGGTGACGCAGGAAGCGGACGGCTCGGTGACGGTGACCTTCCGCGCCGGCGGCATGCGTGAGCTGGCCTGGCACCTCTTCACCTGGGGCGACTCCGTCGAGATCGTCGCGCCGCAGGTGCTGAAGGATAAGATGGTCGAGGAGCTGCGCGAGGCTGGCCGGGCGCACGGGGCGTGGTAGGAGCGGTCGCATGAATTACCGCCACGCCTTCCACGCCGGCAACTTCGCCGACCTGCACAAGCACGCGATCCTGCTGGCCATGCTGTCGGCCTTGCAGGACCAGAGCGAGTCGCTGTCGGTGATCGACACCCATGCGGGGGCGGGCGGCTATGACCTGTCCGGCGAGATGGCCCGCCGCTCGGGCGAAGCCCAGGCGGGGATCTTCCGGCTGACGGCGGCGCGCGATGCGCCGACGGTGTTTGGTCCGCTGCTGAAGGCCGTGGCCGACATGAATGGCGGCAGGGAAGGCGACCTCTATCCCGGCTCGCCGCTGCTGATGGCGCGCGCGCTGCGCAAGGGCGACCGCTATGCTGGCTGCGAACTGCGGCCCGACGATGTGGCGCTGCTGCGCAAGAGCCTGGCGCCGTACGCCAGCGCCCAGGCCCTGGAGGCCGACGGCTACGTCGCCGCCGTCAACCAGGCCGGCAAGGGCGGCCGCCCCTTCATCGTCATCGATCCGCCGTTCGAGCGGCCGGACGACTACCAGCGGATCGTGACGACGACACGCGACGTCCAGGCCCGCGCTCGCGACGCGGCCCTGGCCATCTGGCTGCCGATCAAGGACCTGGAGACCTTCGACGCCTTCCTGCGCGGGATGGAAACCGTCACGGATAGGCTGCTAGTCGCTGAGCTTCGTCTCCGCCCCCTGACGGATCCCATGAAGATGAACGGCTGCGCGATGGTTATGATCGGCGCGCCGGCCTCGGTCGACGAGGCGTCGGCGCAAGCGGGCGACTGGATCGCCGCGCGCCTGGGCGAGACCGGCGGCCGTTCGCGCGTCTGGCGGACGTGACTCGCGGCCCGCCCAGCTTCGCAGAGGCCGTCCGCGTCTGGCTGAAGGTCGGGCTGCTGGGCTTCGGCGGTCCCGCCGGCCAGATCGCGCTCCTGCATAGAGAAGTCGTCGAGACCCGCGACTGGCTAGACGGCGACGAGTTCGCGCGGGCCCTGAGCTTCTGCATGCTGCTGCCGGGCCCCGAAGCCCAGCAGTTGGCCACCTGGCTGGGTTGGCGGCTCCACGGCATCCGGGGCGGCGTCGCGGCGGGCCTGCTGTTCGTGCTGCCGGGCCTGGCGGTCATGCTGGGCCTCTCGGCGCTCTACGTCGTCCATGGCCGATCGGACTGGGCAGGACCGGTTCTGCTGGGCCTGAAGGCGGCGGTGGTCGCCCTTGTCCTGCAGGCGTTGCTGAAGATTGGCCAGCGCACGATCAA contains the following coding sequences:
- the rlmJ gene encoding 23S rRNA (adenine(2030)-N(6))-methyltransferase RlmJ, which produces MNYRHAFHAGNFADLHKHAILLAMLSALQDQSESLSVIDTHAGAGGYDLSGEMARRSGEAQAGIFRLTAARDAPTVFGPLLKAVADMNGGREGDLYPGSPLLMARALRKGDRYAGCELRPDDVALLRKSLAPYASAQALEADGYVAAVNQAGKGGRPFIVIDPPFERPDDYQRIVTTTRDVQARARDAALAIWLPIKDLETFDAFLRGMETVTDRLLVAELRLRPLTDPMKMNGCAMVMIGAPASVDEASAQAGDWIAARLGETGGRSRVWRT